From the Gymnogyps californianus isolate 813 chromosome 2, ASM1813914v2, whole genome shotgun sequence genome, one window contains:
- the LOC127030015 gene encoding LOW QUALITY PROTEIN: tigger transposable element-derived protein 3-like (The sequence of the model RefSeq protein was modified relative to this genomic sequence to represent the inferred CDS: inserted 1 base in 1 codon) — MKEDRERPIALGYAVTKPDILAEVERGEAAAGRCGEHRSHRPRAAAAGPSQGDWLGKEVKSEEGVSPPPGSPLSRRAGPGDFPVPLRERSCSYCGVPEPELNPSAGNGGFIALPPAFESRRCRPGEPPLECAECGRGFGQKPDLVRHRLVHGGERAYACGRCGRGFTEPAGLGAAGSPCRPTPCTGRSPGTAEAGTAAPRKERKELSLTEKVRVLEMLEGPKVSQSELAKRFGVSQPQICRIIKNKERILSEWHRNGDPERKRKREGKDAALEAALLRWVEGARAADLPVSSPLLQLKAKHLAEALGRPDPEPSGGWLARFEARHNLTFKKPPAEKGDAEQPTAEHWAGAVLPGLLRSYAPSEIYACGETGVLLPAGSSGKGESAGDRLTLLLCANADGSEKAPLRXVGESPRPRCLRGINLGQMPWSYRAGSLASVTAPLFAEWLREFNEGMRRQGKSVLLLLTKHEAHPYLQLSNVRMVFVPPATALAQPLDRGIASDLKGHYRRRLLRWLPTERGAGQPTLLDALHMLAQAWGDVHPGLIASCFRAAGFSPDAEAPAPAPGPLSQEQLERRALMDEEPERNGEPAEADGDEGTAEGEDVGEPAAVQPCPSEREVWESLATLRRYLECRATSPDLFQAFYELEDAVHMVSAGTGRALIGDMPPKQ, encoded by the exons GTTACGCCGTCACCAAACCTGACATCCTGGCCGAGGTGGAGCGAGGGGAGGCGGCAGCGGGGCGCTGCGGGGAGCACCGGAGCCACCGGCCGCGCGCAGCAGCCGCCGGCCCTTCCCAGG GGGactggctggggaaggaggtgaAGAGCGAGGAGGGGGTgtccccgccgcccggctcccCCCTCTCCCGCCGTGCCGGCCCCGGCGACTTCCCCGTCCCGCTACGGGAACGGAGCTGCAGCTACTGCGGCGTCCCTGAGCCGGAGCTGAATCCCAGTGCCGGTAACGGGGGGTTCATCGCCCTGCCCCCTGCCTTCGAGAGCCGCCGCTGCCGGCCGGGGGAGCCGCCGCTCGAGTGCGCCGAGTGCGGCCGAGGCTTCGGGCAAAAGCCGGACCTGGTGCGGCACCGGCTGGTGCACGGCGGGGAGCGCGCCTACGCCTGCGGCCGCTGCGGCAGAGGCTTCACCGAaccggcagggctgggggccgCGGGCAGCCCCTGCCGCCCGACCCCCTGTACCGGCCGCTCCCCGGGGACTGCTGAGGCGGGGACGGCAGCACCCCGGAAGGAACGGAAGGAGCTGTCGCTGACGGAGAAGGTGCGGGTGCTGGAGATGCTGGAGGGCCCCAAGGTGTCGCAGAGCGAGCTGGCCAAGCGCTTCGGGGTGTCGCAGCCCCAGATCTGCCGCATCATCAAGAACAAGGAGCGGATCCTGAGCGAGTGGCACCGCAACGGCGACCCCGAGCGCAAACGCAAGCGGGAGGGGAAGGACGCGGCCCTCGAGGCCGCCCTGCTGCGCTGGGTGGAGGGCGCCCGCGCCGCCGACCTGCCCGTCAGCAGCCCGCTCCTCCAGCTCAAGGCCAAACACCTCGCCGAGGCGCTGGGCCGGCCCGACCCGGAGCCCAGCGGCGGCTGGCTGGCTCGCTTCGAGGCGCGCCACAACCTCACCTTCAAGAAGCCGCCGGCGGAGAAAGGGGATGCGGAGCAGCCCACAGCCGAGCACTGGGCCGGCGCGGTACTGCCCGGCCTCCTCCGCAGCTATGCGCCCTCTGAGATCTACGCCTGCGGGGAGACGGGGGTCCTCCTCCCAGCCGGCTCCTCCGGCAAGGGCGAGAGCGCCGGCGACCGGCTGACGCTCCTGCTCTGCGCCAATGCCGACGGCTCGGAGAAGGCCCCGCTGC CGGTGGGGGagagcccccggccccgctgcttGCGGGGCATCAACCTGGGGCAGATGCCCTGGAGCTACCGCGCCGGCAGCCTGGCCAGCGTGACCGCCCCCCTCTTCGCCGAATGGCTGCGGGAGTTCAACGAGGGCATGCGACGGCAGGGGAAGagcgtcctcctcctcctcaccaaGCATGAGGCGCACCCCTACCTCCAGCTTTCCAACGTCAGGATGGTCTTCGTCCCGCCGGCCACCGCCCTGGCCCAACCCCTGGACCGTGGCATTGCCAGCGACCTCAAGGGCCACTACCGGCGCCGGTTGTTGAGGTGGCTGCCGACGGAGCGCGGCGCGGGGCAGCCGACCCTCCTGGATGCCCTGCACATGCTGGCGCAAGCCTGGGGCGACGTGCACCCGGGGCTCATCGCTAGCTGCTTCCGTGCCGCCGGCTTCAGCCCCGATGCCgaggccccggccccggcgcccgGCCCgctcagccaggagcagctggagcGCCGCGCGCTGATGGACGAGGAGCCGGAGCGCAACGGGGAGCCGGCAGAGGCGGATGGGGATGAGGGGACGGCGGAGGGCGAGGATGTGGGAGAGCCGGCGGCGGTGCAGCCCTGCCCCTCGGAGCGGGAGGTCTGGGAGAGCCTGGCCACGCTGCGGCGGTACCTGGAGTGCCGGGCCACCTCGCCGGACCTCTTCCAGGCCTTCTACGAGCTGGAGGATGCCGTGCACATGGTGTCGGCCGGCACTGGGCGAGCCCTCATCGGGGACATGCCTCCCAAGCAGTGA
- the LOC127030016 gene encoding uncharacterized protein LOC127030016: MDASGALASAPSSAAPSGSRSPMFPPGADREEWGPRFNCAPSTSAAASQAMPASGRKRKANFSNDETETLVWNVVRHFSALYGSEALRAHPVRRKQLWTQIQSRVNFLGYTERSIDDLKHKWRDLRLDVKKKITSKKHLPMNRAGGPLHKPRLTPLEKMVASTFLQASHDSEPEIILDPDLFFPGATKQSFMHLQPGVSHPSIYIDTNGQPSSLPDVEGSAVPRLAVQSPDPSVICEYSRGEGQSSSAESGPELRTPDVSAISPSLRNESLVSYASLSEEEEREGREVERGHGGAVGMQPGPEAPMSAEEDMKLSRQAMLIRRCSSQGSVTSLPEDPLNPVDAHSDWGHEGVSDLPPWAAASTPRTPRSTRGARARRWALCPGY; encoded by the exons ATGGATGCCTCGGGGGCTCTTGCTTCGGCTCCCTCCTCCGCGGCTCCCTCGGGCTCCCGCAGCCCCATGTTCCCCCCAGGAGCTGACAGAGAGGAGTGGGGACCGAGGTTCAATTGTGCCCCTTCCACCTCTGCCGCAGCCTCGCAGGCGATGCCAGCGTCTGGCCGGAAGAGGAAGGCCAACTTCTCCAATGACGAGACTGAGACGCTGGTCTGGAATGTGGTCCGGCATTTCAGCGCCCTGTATGGGTCTGAAGCCCTGCGGGCTCACCCCGTGCGGCGGAAGCAGCTCTGGACCCAAATCCAAAGCCGCGTCAACTTCCTGGGCTACACCGAACGCTCCATCGACGACCTCAAGCACAAGTGGCGCGACCTGCGGCTGGACGTCAAGAAGAAGATCACCTCCAAGAAGCACCTGCCCATGAACCGCGCCGGCGGGCCGCTCCACAAGCCGCGCCTCACGCCCCTGGAGAAGATGGTGGCTTCCACCTTCCTGCAGGCCAGCCACGACTCGGAGCCCGAAATCATCTTGGACCCAG ATCTGTTCTTCCCCGGCGCGACCAAACAGTCCTTCATGCACCTGCAGCCCGGCGTCAGCCACCCCAGCATCTACATCGATACCAACGGGCAGCCCTCGTCCCTGCCGGACGTGGAGGGCTCCGCCGTGCCCCGGCTGGCGGTGCAGAGCCCCGACCCCTCCGTCATCTGCGAGTACAGCCGCGGGGAAGGACAGAGCAGCTCGG ccGAGTCGGGACCGGAGCTGCGGACTCCAGACGTGTCAGCCATTTCCCCGTCCTTGCGAAACGAGTCCCTCGTCTCCTACGCCTCCCTGTCGGAGGAAGAGGAACGGGAAGGCCGGGAGGTGGAGAGGGGCCACGGCGGGGCCGTGGGGATGCAGCCCGGGCCCGAGGCCCCCATGTCTGCGGAGGAAGACATGAAACTGTCCCGCCAGGCCATGCTGATCCGCAGGTGCAGCTCCCAGGGCTCCGTCACCTCCCTGCCTGAGGACCCTCTCAACCCCGTGGACGCTCACTCGGACTGGGGCCACGAGGGGGTGTCCGACCTGCCCCCCTGGGCCGCGGCCTCGACTCCTCGCACCCCGAGGAGCACGCGGGGGGCCCGGGCCCGGAGATGGGCGCTTTGCCCAGGGTACTGA
- the LOC127030017 gene encoding zinc finger protein 614-like, which produces MVYCSALNCQNATSGVYKNSTVTFYGFPLQNKPLLKQWIHNMGRDMGTPSKHQRLCSKHFEDSSFEIDPLKIRKNRRLLKEAVPKKFILGEDGNWLVGTPRSFCGGISNKTRKRIRNPEHSRVPGTFDNAAACEGKDLEDRQKELYKKAIKGNCESLTTLGNGRGGTVIRSQLQSHAKSTENAELRGSFSGGSRDLTCQISDKGVASESHQNAATDQASPTGNRRGNSSLEEGEPNEFREILFYQQTRSGERLYLCTECQKTFKLKIGLLKHKQMHTKKNQVSSYICTDCGKSFGRHADLIRHQRTHTGERPYKCTECEKSFMEKPRLTNHLRTHNIHM; this is translated from the exons ATGGTTTATTGCTCGGCGCTGAACTGCCAAAATGCCACCAGCGGGGTGTACAAGAACAGTACCGTTACTTTCTATGGCTTTCCTTTACAAAATAAACCTCTCTTGAAGCAGTGGATTCACAACATGGGCCGGGACATGGGAACACCTTCCAAGCATCAGCGACTGTGTTCGAAGCATTTTGAGGACAGTTCTTTTGAAATTGACCccttaaaaattagaaaaaacagaCGTCTGCTGAAAGAAGCTGTTCCCAAAAAATTCATTTTGGGTGAAGATGGCAACTGGCTCGTTGGCACGCCACGGAGTTTCTGCGGTGGGATAAGTAATAAAACTCGAAAACGAATCCGGAATCCTGAGCACTCGAGG GTCCCTGGGACGTTTGATAATGCTGCAGCGTGTGAGGGGAAGGACTTGGAAGATCGGCAGAAAGAACTTTACAAGAAAGCGATAAAGGGGAATTGTGAATCTTTAACCACGTTGGGTAACG GCCGCGGTGGTACCGTGATCAGATCCCAGCTGCAGAGTCACGCCAAgagcacagaaaatgcagaactgCGTGGATCGTTCTCAGGAGGATCCCGAGACCTGACTTGCCAAATTTCGGACAAGGGGGTAGCATCTGAGAGTCATCAGAATGCAGCAACAGATCAGGCAAGTCCAACGGGAAACAGAAGGGGTAACAGCTCTCTTGAGGAAGGAGAACCTAACGAATTCAGAGAGATCCTTTTTTATCAGCAAACCCGTTCAGGAGAAAGACTGTATCTGTGTACGGAATGTCAGAAGacttttaaattgaaaattgGACTTCTAAAACATAAGCAGATGCACACCAAGAAGAACCAGGTATCGTCGTACATATGCACAGACTGCGGCAAGAGCTTTGGTCGCCACGCAGACTTGATTCGCCACCAGAGAACTCACACAGGAGAGAGGCCTTACAAGTGCACGGAATGTGAGAAAAGTTTTATGGAAAAACCGAGACTCACTAATCACTTGCGAACTCATAACATACACATGTAA